AGGCTCGGCCGGGCGTCGCTTGAGGCTCTGGCGATCATCGCGTACCGCCAGCCGATCACCCGGGCGGAAGTGGACGAGATACGCGGCGTTGATTCGGGCGCGGCGTTGCGGGGGCTTGTGGAGAAGAACCTTGTGAAGGCCATGGGGCGGCGCAAGGCCCCGGGCAAGCCGATGATGTATGGAACAACGAAGCGGTTCCTGGAATATTTCGGGCTGGCCAGGCTTGCCGATCTGCCCACAATGGAAGAGTTCCAGCGGGAGATGGACGAGACGCTTGGCGCCCAGGGCTCTTTCGAGTTCGCCGAGGACGATGCGGAAGGGGAAATCTCCGAACACCTGCCGGAGGCGGGGGTGATGGAGGACGATGTTAGCGAAGGGGGCGTCAAGGAAGACGGCCTGGCCGTGATACAGGAAGGGTTTGACCCTGAGGAAGGCGAGGATGACGATGAAGGATTCGTCCAGAACGACGAAGAGGCCGGAGAGGCCGGAGAGGCCGAAGACGCCGAAGACAAACAGCCCGGCGAGTGAAGGTGGGCCTGTAAGGCTCCATAAGATAATAGCCGCCGCCGGAATATGCTCGCTTCGCAAAGCGGAGGAGCTTGTGGCCGAGGGGCGCGTTTCGGTGAACGGGCAGGTGGTCACGGAAAAGGGCGCCGCCGCCTGGCCCGGGAGCGACATTATAAAGGTGGACGGCAAGCCGGTGGTCAAGACCGCCGCCAAGACATACCTTATGATGTACAAGCCAAAGGGGATCGTCACCACCCGTTCGGACGAGATGGGGCGCAAGACGGTGATGGACCTTCTGCCCAAGGAACACCAGAGCCTTTACCCGGTGGGGAGGCTCGACCTCATGTCCGAAGGGCTTCTGCTTTTCACCAACGACGGGATTTTCGCCCAGGCAGTGATGGCGCCAAAGCACGGCGTGGAACGGATATACATGGTGAAGGCCCGGAACAAGCCGGACCAGAAGACGATGAAGAAGATGATCTCCGGGATCACTGTGGAAGGGGAGAAGCTGGCGGCGGACTCTGTGGAAGTGGAAGAAGAGGTGGGGCGCAACTGCTGGCTTAAAATCACGTTGAGCGAGGGGCGCAACCGTCACATACGAAAACTGCTGGAGACCCTCGGCCTGCCGGTGCTAAAGCTCAAAAGGGTGGCCATCGGCCAGATTAAATTGGGCGCGCTAAAGCCCGGTGAAGTGATCCATCTTCCCGTGGAGGAGGTCAACAAGCTGATGAAATCGGCCGGAATGCGGAAAAAGGGGAAGTGATGGGGAAAATCGTGGCCACCGCCCCCGCACGGGTGGACCTGGCGGGAGGGACGCTGGACATCTGGCCCCTGAACTTGTTTTTCAAGGACACCCTCACGTTGAACATGGCCATATCCATAAGCGCCCGTGCGGAAGTGACGCCGCGCAGGGACGGCAAAATTGTCCTGGTCTCCCGCGACGGTGGCAAGCGCGTGGAATTCAAGAATCTGCCGCAAATAAAACATAATCATCCGCTGGGCCTGCTTTCACGGCTTGTGGAGAAATTCATCCGCAAGGGAGGGGTGGAGGTGGTCACCATGTCAGAAGCTCCGGCGGGGGCTGGGCTGGCCGGATCGTCGGCTTTGAATATCGCGCTGTGCGGGGCGTTGTCCCGGGCGGCGGGTGATAAGACATCCAAGGCGAAACTTATAGACATAGCCAAGGACGTGGAGGCGGCGTTGCTGCACACCCCCACCGGATTGCAGGACTACGCCGCGGCGGTGTTCGGCGGTGTCAACGCTTTCAGGTTCCCCGCCGGGGGGATGCAGCGGGCCAGCCTGGATATCGCCGGCAAGGAGCTTGAGCGCCGGCTGATATTGTTTTATTCCGGCCAGTCGCGCAATTCCGGGATCAACAACTGGGAGATGTTCAAGCGGGTGATAGACAAGGACAGGCGCGCGATGAACCTTTTCGCGAAGATCGCCGGATGCGCTGTGCAGGCTTCGGAGGCGTTGGCCGATGGCGATTTTAAACGGTTTGAGAAAGCCGTCGCCAGCGAATGGAAGGCCCGGCGATCCCTCTTTCCCTCCATATCTACCGATGTGATAGACGGCGCCATACAGGCCGGTGTTAAAGCAGGCGCCCGCGCCGCCAGGATTTGCGGAGCCGGAGGTGGTGGATGTTTTTTTGTGCTGGCGGAACCAGGAAGTCGCAGGGCGGTCATCGAAGCGGTGGAAAAACTAGGGCCGCGCCACCTTCCTTTCACCCTTTCAACCAAGGGGCTGCGGGTTTATAATGCGCGGAAAGATTGATTGCGGGCGGACCGGAAAGGGGACCAGGTGAACGCACTTCGAGTGGTGAAAGAACCGATCGAACTTATCATGGGGGACATCACCGAAATCGCCGCGGACGCCATTGTCAATCCGTCCAACGCAAGCCTGGTCCTCGGCTCGGGCGTGTCCGGGGCCATAGCGGCGAAAGGGGGCCCATCCATACAAGAGCAGATGGGCAAGATCGGCGGATGCCCCGTCGGAAGCGCCGTGGTGACCGGGGCGGGAACGCTGAAGGCCAGGCACGTCATCCACGCCGTGGGGCCGCAGATGGGGGAGGGGGACGAGGACAACAAGCTGCACAACGCCACGCTCGCCTCGCTCAAAAAGGCGGAAGAATTAAAGATCGGCTCCATCGTTTTTCCCGCTATCTCGACGGGTGTTTTCGGATTCCCGGTGGAACGGTGCGCCGCGATAATGATATCCACCGCGTTGGACCATTTCGCCACCGGCTCCCCGCGCAGCCTTAACAGGGTGATTTTCTGCCTATGGGGAAAAGAGTCGTTCGAGACTTTCAACAAAGCGCTCGACTGGCTGATGCCCCAGATGTGATCTGGCGGCGCGGGCAGGTCAATAAGGTTTCCTGTCCGCCACGGGGATGAAGAAAGTCACCGCGCTCCCCTTGTTTACACCCTCGCTTTCAACGGTGATCCTGCCGCCGTGGAATTCCATTATCATCCTGCACAGCGCCAGCCCAAGCCCAAGTCCGCCTCCCATGAACGCATATTCGCCGCCGTTGAAATCAACGGGATTTCCCAGTGAATAATAGTGCTCGAAAACATGGTCGAGCTTGTCTTTGTCCATGCCTATCCCCTCGTCCTTCATCTCAAGGGCGGCGAAGCCGTCCACGATGCGCGCGGTGATATGTATGCTTTTGCCGTCGGGAGTATATTTGATGGCGTTGGAGAGCACCTGGTCAATGGCCATGCCCAGCATCTCCGGATCGCCCATTATTTCGGTGTCCAGCGGTATTCCCTTGATGTCCACGCCGATGGAAAGGTTCCTTCCGCTTTTGGCGGCGGCGGCCTTTGCGTTGTCCACGCTGGCAAGCGCCGTGAGCAGCGGATAGAACCTTATCAGCCTGCGGTCCTTGGCCTGGGCGGAGAGCTTTTGTATCAGGGTCGTGGCCGTGAGCACCCGTTCAAGCCCGTCAATCGACCTGTCGAGCAGCGAGGCCGCCTCGCCAAGCTTTTCCGCCGCCACCCCTTCACTGCGCAGGTCGCCAAGAAGTGCCCGGGCCAGCCGCAGCCCCGAGACAGGCGTGCGCAGCTCATGGGATGTGACGGTGGTGAACCTGTCCTTGGCGTTTTTAAGGGCCATTTCGGCCGTGATGTCGCGGCTGACGGCCACAAAGCTTGTGATCTTTCCCGTTTCGCCGGCCACCGGCGAGATCATCATCTCCTGATTGATCATCGCGCCGTCCTTCCTTTTGTCGGTGATAAGGCCGCTCCAGATATTCCCGCGCAGTATGGTGTCCCACATTGTCCTGTAGAATTGCTCGCCATGTTTGCCGCTTTTTAAAATGTCGGGTTTGCGGCCCAGGACTTCGTCCCGCGAATAGCCGGTCAGCTTTTCAAAGGCGGAATTCACATGGCGGATCACACCCGAAGCGCTGGTTATCATTATTGATTCGACCGCCTGCTCAAACGCCGCCATCATTTGGGACATATCCTGTTCGGCGGCTTTCCTGTCCGAAATGTCCCTCATGAATATGACGACGCTCTCCTCAAGGGTGGGCGAATAGCTTGCGGTGGCCTCCACCTCCACCGTCCCGCCCCCCTTCTTAAGGAAGCGCGTCTCAAACCTCGCGCATCCGGTCTCCATCGCCTTGCGGACATTGGCGGATGTCTGTTCGGAATCCGCGGCGTCCTGCAGGTCCGAAAGGCGCATCTGGAGTATCTCGGCATCACCGCGCCCTGTCATGCGCAGGAAGGCGCCGTTGACTTCCAGGATATCCCCGTTGCGCCCGCACAGGCAAAAGCCGTCCGTCGCCGCCTGGAGAATCTCCATGTGGCGCTCCTCGCCCAGTTCCCTGGCCAGAATCTCGGCCTTGAGCATTTCGTTGGACACTTCCAGCTGGCGGGTGCGCTCACGCACCATTTCCTCCAGCGTCCCGGCGAATTTCCTCAGCTCGTTCTCGTCGGCCTTGCGCCGGGTGATATCGTGGAATACCCCGGTTATATAAACCTCTTTTTTGTTCCTCCATGCGGCCATGGAAGCCTCGACCGGGAATTCACGCCCGTCCTTGGCGGCCGCGGTAAGTTCCACGGTGTTGCCAAGGGCAAGGGGGATCA
This genomic interval from Nitrospinota bacterium contains the following:
- the scpB gene encoding SMC-Scp complex subunit ScpB, which translates into the protein MDREQLKAILENLLFIADAPVTVDRLAGLFEKEATREEIQGAMEELISDYEGRNLMLTAVGEGYRIQTRPENAPWITAFFKMEKGQRLGRASLEALAIIAYRQPITRAEVDEIRGVDSGAALRGLVEKNLVKAMGRRKAPGKPMMYGTTKRFLEYFGLARLADLPTMEEFQREMDETLGAQGSFEFAEDDAEGEISEHLPEAGVMEDDVSEGGVKEDGLAVIQEGFDPEEGEDDDEGFVQNDEEAGEAGEAEDAEDKQPGE
- a CDS encoding rRNA pseudouridine synthase, producing MTMKDSSRTTKRPERPERPKTPKTNSPASEGGPVRLHKIIAAAGICSLRKAEELVAEGRVSVNGQVVTEKGAAAWPGSDIIKVDGKPVVKTAAKTYLMMYKPKGIVTTRSDEMGRKTVMDLLPKEHQSLYPVGRLDLMSEGLLLFTNDGIFAQAVMAPKHGVERIYMVKARNKPDQKTMKKMISGITVEGEKLAADSVEVEEEVGRNCWLKITLSEGRNRHIRKLLETLGLPVLKLKRVAIGQIKLGALKPGEVIHLPVEEVNKLMKSAGMRKKGK
- a CDS encoding GHMP kinase; amino-acid sequence: MGKIVATAPARVDLAGGTLDIWPLNLFFKDTLTLNMAISISARAEVTPRRDGKIVLVSRDGGKRVEFKNLPQIKHNHPLGLLSRLVEKFIRKGGVEVVTMSEAPAGAGLAGSSALNIALCGALSRAAGDKTSKAKLIDIAKDVEAALLHTPTGLQDYAAAVFGGVNAFRFPAGGMQRASLDIAGKELERRLILFYSGQSRNSGINNWEMFKRVIDKDRRAMNLFAKIAGCAVQASEALADGDFKRFEKAVASEWKARRSLFPSISTDVIDGAIQAGVKAGARAARICGAGGGGCFFVLAEPGSRRAVIEAVEKLGPRHLPFTLSTKGLRVYNARKD
- a CDS encoding macro domain-containing protein, which translates into the protein MGDITEIAADAIVNPSNASLVLGSGVSGAIAAKGGPSIQEQMGKIGGCPVGSAVVTGAGTLKARHVIHAVGPQMGEGDEDNKLHNATLASLKKAEELKIGSIVFPAISTGVFGFPVERCAAIMISTALDHFATGSPRSLNRVIFCLWGKESFETFNKALDWLMPQM
- a CDS encoding PAS domain S-box protein; its protein translation is MSVTTLDLDAAIKEMRLETETFLEASRAVLKYGDFKDSARAIFDSCKKLTGAAAGYVALLSENGNENEVLFLDAGGRECTVDTSLPMPIRGLRGKACATSSAVFENDFTASEWMKYMPQGHVRLENALFAPLNIEGKTVGILGLANKPGGFTKREADIASAFGELAAVALHNSRMLDNLKSSHDRFVALAQTAVDAIITMDSKGTILFWNDSAERMFGHSAGEVIGQPSSIIMPGHLRDKHLDDLKRLGESVIPLALGNTVELTAAAKDGREFPVEASMAAWRNKKEVYITGVFHDITRRKADENELRKFAGTLEEMVRERTRQLEVSNEMLKAEILARELGEERHMEILQAATDGFCLCGRNGDILEVNGAFLRMTGRGDAEILQMRLSDLQDAADSEQTSANVRKAMETGCARFETRFLKKGGGTVEVEATASYSPTLEESVVIFMRDISDRKAAEQDMSQMMAAFEQAVESIMITSASGVIRHVNSAFEKLTGYSRDEVLGRKPDILKSGKHGEQFYRTMWDTILRGNIWSGLITDKRKDGAMINQEMMISPVAGETGKITSFVAVSRDITAEMALKNAKDRFTTVTSHELRTPVSGLRLARALLGDLRSEGVAAEKLGEAASLLDRSIDGLERVLTATTLIQKLSAQAKDRRLIRFYPLLTALASVDNAKAAAAKSGRNLSIGVDIKGIPLDTEIMGDPEMLGMAIDQVLSNAIKYTPDGKSIHITARIVDGFAALEMKDEGIGMDKDKLDHVFEHYYSLGNPVDFNGGEYAFMGGGLGLGLALCRMIMEFHGGRITVESEGVNKGSAVTFFIPVADRKPY